The following coding sequences lie in one Mesorhizobium sp. DCY119 genomic window:
- a CDS encoding 4-(cytidine 5'-diphospho)-2-C-methyl-D-erythritol kinase, translated as MDSGFVSSAEHAPAKINLALHVTGQRADGFHLLESLVVFTEFGDHITVAAAEEDSFVVMGHFAAQVPLDGGNLVIRARDVLREAYPEDAAAPVAITLEKNLPIASGIGGGSSDAAAALRALARHWNLDADLSVLALRLGADVPMCLLARPLLARGIGEIVDPLANYPSLPLVLVNPGIGVATPDVFRALESRENPSFSPPPADPEPAHVIEWLRATRNDLETPAKALAPAITEALDALRSTGAAFVRMSGSGATCFGVFETTAAAANAANAIEQAKPGWFSVATSSMR; from the coding sequence ATGGATTCCGGCTTCGTGTCGTCCGCCGAACACGCGCCGGCGAAAATCAACCTCGCGCTCCACGTCACCGGGCAGCGCGCTGACGGTTTTCATCTGCTCGAAAGCCTCGTCGTCTTCACCGAATTCGGCGACCACATCACTGTGGCCGCCGCCGAGGAAGACAGCTTCGTCGTCATGGGCCATTTCGCCGCCCAGGTGCCGCTCGACGGCGGCAATCTCGTCATCCGCGCCCGCGACGTGCTGCGCGAGGCCTACCCGGAAGACGCTGCCGCGCCCGTTGCCATCACGCTGGAAAAGAACCTGCCCATCGCCTCAGGCATAGGCGGCGGCTCCAGCGATGCTGCGGCCGCCCTGCGCGCGCTGGCGCGCCACTGGAACCTCGATGCCGACCTGTCGGTCCTGGCCCTGAGGCTCGGCGCCGACGTGCCGATGTGCCTGCTCGCCCGTCCGCTGCTGGCGCGCGGCATCGGTGAGATCGTCGATCCCTTGGCCAACTATCCTTCCCTGCCGCTGGTGCTGGTCAATCCCGGCATCGGCGTCGCCACGCCGGATGTGTTTCGCGCGCTCGAAAGCCGCGAAAACCCCTCCTTTTCGCCGCCGCCCGCCGACCCGGAGCCGGCGCATGTTATCGAATGGCTGCGCGCCACGCGCAACGATCTCGAAACGCCGGCAAAGGCGCTTGCCCCGGCCATCACCGAGGCGCTCGACGCGCTGCGCAGCACGGGTGCCGCCTTCGTCCGCATGTCAGGTTCGGGCGCCACCTGTTTCGGCGTCTTCGAAACCACGGCTGCTGCCGCAAACGCTGCAAATGCGATCGAACAGGCCAAGCCCGGCTGGTTCTCGGTCGCAACATCGAGCATGAGATAG
- the moaB gene encoding molybdenum cofactor biosynthesis protein B, whose product MANETRPFIPVRIAVLTVSDTRTLADDKSGQTLADRITEAGHMLAARDIVTDDKDKIRAQVLEWSRNDAIDVVITTGGTGFTGRDVTPEALEPIFEKRMDGFSEVFHRISYDKIGTSTIQSRATGGVVNATFVFVLPGSPGACKDAWDGIIKAQLDYRHMPCNFVEIMPRLDEHLKRGDKTA is encoded by the coding sequence ATGGCAAACGAGACGCGCCCCTTCATTCCTGTCCGCATCGCGGTGCTGACCGTCTCCGACACCCGCACGCTGGCCGATGACAAATCCGGCCAGACGCTTGCCGACCGCATCACCGAGGCCGGCCACATGCTTGCCGCACGTGACATCGTCACCGACGACAAGGACAAGATACGCGCGCAGGTTCTGGAATGGTCGCGCAACGACGCCATCGACGTCGTCATCACCACCGGCGGCACCGGCTTCACCGGCCGCGACGTGACGCCCGAAGCGCTGGAACCCATCTTCGAAAAGCGCATGGATGGCTTTTCCGAGGTTTTCCACCGCATTTCCTACGACAAGATCGGCACCTCGACGATCCAGTCGCGGGCGACCGGCGGCGTCGTCAACGCCACCTTCGTCTTCGTCCTGCCCGGCTCGCCCGGCGCCTGCAAGGACGCCTGGGACGGCATCATCAAGGCACAGCTCGATTACCGTCACATGCCCTGCAATTTCGTGGAAATCATGCCGCGGCTCGACGAGCATCTCAAGCGCGGCGACAAGACGGCCTGA
- a CDS encoding S49 family peptidase: MRRLLSRLLPKSMRSGAVTIPVIRLHGTIMSGGGQFRPSLSLASTASLIEKAFAVTDAPAVAISINSPGGSPVQSRLIYKRIRDLATEKNKRVLIFVEDVAASGGYMIAVAGDEIIADPSSIVGSIGVVSASFGFTELMKKIGVERRVYTAGKNKAVLDPFKPENKADIERLKALQLEVHDTFIDLVKERRGSKLKDDPDLFTGLFWTGKKGLELGLVDALGDMRTVLKQRFGPKTRLQLITPPRGFFGRRLGVFGSAAGFSAPDIAGAAAGGLIDAAEERALWSRFGL, from the coding sequence GTGAGACGACTGCTCAGCCGCCTTCTGCCGAAATCGATGCGCTCGGGGGCAGTCACGATCCCGGTCATCCGGCTCCATGGAACCATCATGTCGGGCGGCGGCCAGTTCCGGCCGAGCCTGTCGCTGGCCTCGACCGCCAGCCTGATCGAAAAGGCATTCGCCGTCACCGACGCGCCCGCCGTCGCCATCTCCATCAATTCGCCCGGCGGCTCGCCTGTCCAGTCGCGGCTGATCTACAAGCGCATTCGCGATCTCGCGACCGAGAAGAACAAGCGCGTGCTGATCTTCGTCGAGGATGTCGCGGCCTCCGGCGGCTACATGATCGCGGTGGCGGGTGACGAGATCATCGCCGACCCCTCCTCTATCGTCGGCTCGATCGGCGTGGTTTCGGCCTCCTTCGGCTTCACCGAGCTGATGAAGAAGATCGGCGTCGAGCGCCGTGTCTACACCGCCGGCAAGAACAAGGCCGTGCTCGACCCGTTCAAGCCGGAGAACAAGGCAGACATCGAGCGCCTGAAGGCGCTGCAGCTCGAAGTGCATGATACCTTCATCGATCTGGTCAAGGAGCGGCGCGGCTCCAAGCTGAAGGACGATCCCGATCTTTTCACCGGCCTGTTCTGGACCGGCAAGAAGGGCCTCGAACTCGGCCTGGTCGACGCGCTGGGCGACATGCGCACCGTGCTGAAGCAGCGTTTCGGGCCCAAGACGCGGCTGCAGCTGATCACGCCGCCGCGCGGGTTTTTCGGGCGCCGGCTTGGCGTTTTCGGCTCAGCCGCCGGCTTCTCCGCGCCTGACATTGCGGGTGCCGCAGCTGGTGGCCTAATCGATGCGGCGGAAGAGCGCGCGCTCTGGTCCCGCTTTGGACTTTAA
- a CDS encoding glycosyltransferase, with product MLSVVIETRNNEEALARTLASLVGAAVEGTVREVIVCDLGSSDQTHKVADQAGCHYITGGIGAGVAQAKSDWLLLLEPGARLVDGWTEAVQDHMEMMAMPARFSRSRLDRQPFFSRVLTSRTALSEGLVIRKSQALPLSRHAADAEAVARGLATKRISAEIRVAPLRK from the coding sequence ATGCTGTCGGTTGTAATCGAAACCCGGAACAACGAGGAAGCGCTGGCTCGCACGCTGGCGTCGCTGGTGGGTGCTGCTGTCGAGGGCACGGTGCGCGAGGTTATCGTGTGCGATCTCGGCTCGTCGGACCAGACGCACAAGGTCGCCGATCAGGCCGGCTGTCACTACATCACCGGCGGCATAGGTGCCGGCGTGGCGCAGGCCAAGAGCGACTGGCTGCTGCTGCTGGAACCTGGCGCGCGGCTGGTGGATGGCTGGACCGAGGCCGTGCAGGACCACATGGAGATGATGGCCATGCCTGCCCGCTTTTCCCGCTCGCGGCTGGACAGGCAGCCCTTTTTCTCGCGTGTGCTGACCTCGAGAACAGCACTGAGTGAGGGACTGGTCATCAGGAAGTCGCAGGCGCTTCCCCTGTCGCGCCATGCGGCAGACGCCGAAGCGGTTGCGCGCGGACTGGCGACGAAGCGGATTTCGGCCGAAATTCGTGTGGCGCCGCTGCGCAAATAA
- a CDS encoding alpha/beta-hydrolase family protein yields the protein MDVIQRWIIRFWLSFSTVGLLVGTLFFAASLTPSLIPRSFLMQGILSGFSFAAGYGIGVFGLWLWTYLELPQPRDRNARIIKLAAAIICAAIALVFLWRASGWQNSIRVLMDMQPVDSAHPLRVGAIALLTFIVLLTFARLFQLTFLFLSGRLRRYVPRRIAYVIGIAIAAVLFGTVVNGVIFRYALHVLDGSYQKLDELVEDDTIQPTDPNKTGSAASLLGWEELGRTGRDFISAGPSKQDLQTFLKRDALDPIRVYAGLRSADTPAARAKLALEELKRVGGFDRSVLVVITPTGTGWIDPAAMDTVEYLHGGDIASVAIQYSYLASWLSLLVEPSYGSEASRALFSEVYGYWTTLPKDKRPKLYLYGLSLGTKNSEQSSELFEVLGDPYQGALWAGPPYSSRIWRSITTDRNAGSPAWLPRFRDGSYVRFTNQKNALAIPNAHWGPMRIVYLQYASDSVTFFDPQSVYRAPAWMAEPRGPDVSPQLRWYPIVTFLQLLVDMAVATSTPMGHGHVYAPEHYIDAWMAVTDVQGWSGDDVARLKEHFARR from the coding sequence ATGGATGTGATTCAGCGCTGGATAATCAGATTTTGGCTGTCGTTCTCGACTGTCGGCCTTCTGGTCGGCACGCTGTTTTTCGCCGCGTCGCTCACCCCCTCGCTCATTCCGCGCAGCTTTTTGATGCAGGGCATTCTCTCCGGATTCTCCTTCGCCGCCGGCTACGGCATCGGCGTGTTCGGGCTGTGGCTGTGGACCTATCTGGAACTTCCGCAGCCGCGCGACCGCAACGCGCGCATCATCAAGCTTGCTGCGGCAATCATTTGCGCGGCGATCGCCCTCGTCTTCCTGTGGCGCGCCTCGGGCTGGCAGAATTCGATCCGGGTGCTGATGGACATGCAGCCGGTGGACAGCGCGCACCCGCTGCGCGTCGGCGCGATAGCCCTGCTGACCTTCATCGTGCTGCTCACATTTGCGCGGCTCTTTCAGCTCACCTTCCTGTTCCTGTCGGGAAGGCTTCGCCGCTACGTGCCGCGGCGCATCGCCTATGTCATCGGCATTGCGATTGCCGCCGTGCTGTTCGGCACGGTCGTCAATGGCGTCATCTTCCGCTATGCGCTGCATGTGCTTGACGGCTCCTACCAGAAGCTCGACGAACTGGTGGAAGACGACACCATCCAGCCCACCGATCCCAACAAGACGGGAAGTGCCGCCTCGCTGCTTGGCTGGGAAGAACTCGGGCGCACGGGGCGCGACTTCATTTCGGCAGGCCCCAGCAAGCAGGATTTGCAGACTTTCCTGAAGCGCGATGCGCTCGACCCGATCCGCGTCTATGCCGGTTTGCGCTCGGCCGACACGCCGGCAGCCAGAGCAAAGCTGGCACTTGAGGAGTTGAAGCGCGTCGGCGGCTTCGACCGCTCCGTCCTCGTCGTCATCACGCCGACCGGCACCGGCTGGATCGATCCTGCCGCCATGGACACGGTCGAATATCTGCATGGCGGCGATATCGCCAGCGTGGCGATCCAGTATTCCTATCTCGCAAGCTGGCTGTCGCTGCTGGTCGAGCCGAGCTATGGCAGCGAGGCGTCGCGCGCGCTGTTTTCCGAGGTCTACGGCTACTGGACGACGCTGCCGAAGGACAAGCGGCCAAAGCTCTATCTCTACGGCCTGAGCCTCGGCACCAAGAATTCGGAACAATCCAGCGAATTGTTCGAGGTGCTTGGCGACCCGTATCAGGGCGCGCTGTGGGCCGGCCCGCCCTATTCCAGCCGCATCTGGCGCTCGATCACCACCGACCGCAACGCCGGCTCACCCGCCTGGCTGCCGCGCTTCCGCGACGGCTCCTATGTGCGCTTCACAAACCAGAAGAACGCACTCGCCATTCCCAACGCACATTGGGGGCCGATGCGCATCGTCTATCTTCAATATGCTAGCGACTCCGTCACCTTCTTCGACCCGCAATCCGTCTACCGGGCGCCAGCCTGGATGGCCGAGCCGCGCGGGCCCGATGTTTCGCCGCAACTGCGCTGGTATCCGATCGTGACGTTCCTGCAGCTGCTGGTCGACATGGCCGTCGCAACATCGACGCCGATGGGCCACGGCCACGTCTATGCGCCGGAACATTACATCGATGCCTGGATGGCGGTGACGGACGTGCAGGGCTGGTCGGGAGACGATGTTGCGCGGCTGAAGGAGCATTTCGCGCGGCGGTAG
- a CDS encoding PA0069 family radical SAM protein: MEPIARADVAAFRNGGSAMANAMIEESGIRIHDERRRGRAAGINPTGRFEPVTRHVFDDGWNSFEELPPFKTEVQTEKPRTIITRNTSPDISFDRSINPYRGCEHGCVYCFARPTHSYMGMSPGLDFESKLFAKPDAAKLLDKELSKEGYQARTIAIGTNTDPYQPIEKQWRIMREILEVLEARSHPVGIVTKSALVTRDIDILSRMAERGLAKVALSVTTLDRMLARTMEPRASTPTKRLEAIRQLSDAGIPVGVMAAPIIPGLNDQEIERILDSARAAGAREAGYVILRLPLEVSPIFKDWLLRHYPDRYRHVMSLIRSMRDGKDYDAEWGKRMKGTGPYAWQIGRRFEITARKLGLNVERKQLRTDLFVGVEKKNEQLMLL, translated from the coding sequence ATGGAACCGATTGCACGCGCAGATGTTGCGGCTTTCAGGAACGGAGGTTCCGCGATGGCCAATGCGATGATCGAGGAAAGCGGCATCCGAATTCACGACGAGCGCCGTCGTGGCCGGGCTGCCGGCATCAATCCGACCGGCCGGTTCGAGCCGGTGACGCGTCATGTCTTCGACGATGGCTGGAACAGCTTTGAGGAACTGCCTCCGTTCAAGACGGAGGTGCAGACCGAAAAGCCGCGCACCATCATCACCCGCAACACATCGCCGGACATTTCCTTCGACCGTTCGATCAATCCCTATCGCGGCTGCGAACATGGTTGCGTCTATTGCTTCGCCCGGCCGACCCACAGCTATATGGGCATGTCGCCGGGGCTCGATTTCGAATCCAAGCTGTTTGCCAAGCCGGATGCCGCAAAACTGCTGGACAAGGAGCTTTCCAAGGAAGGCTATCAGGCACGCACCATCGCCATCGGCACCAACACCGACCCCTACCAGCCGATCGAAAAGCAGTGGCGCATCATGCGCGAAATCCTGGAAGTTCTGGAGGCGCGCAGCCACCCTGTCGGCATCGTCACCAAGTCGGCGCTGGTCACGCGCGACATCGACATCCTGTCGCGGATGGCCGAGCGTGGGCTCGCCAAGGTGGCATTGTCGGTGACGACGCTGGACCGGATGCTTGCCCGCACCATGGAGCCGCGCGCGTCCACACCGACCAAGCGCCTCGAAGCCATTCGCCAGTTGAGCGATGCCGGCATTCCGGTCGGCGTGATGGCAGCCCCCATCATTCCGGGCCTCAACGACCAGGAGATCGAGCGCATCCTCGACTCGGCCCGCGCCGCCGGCGCGCGCGAGGCGGGCTATGTCATCCTGCGCCTGCCGCTGGAAGTCAGCCCGATCTTCAAGGACTGGCTGCTGCGCCACTATCCCGACCGCTACCGGCACGTCATGTCGCTGATACGCTCGATGCGCGACGGCAAGGATTACGATGCCGAATGGGGCAAGCGCATGAAGGGCACCGGTCCCTATGCCTGGCAGATCGGCCGCCGTTTCGAAATCACCGCGCGCAAGCTCGGTCT
- a CDS encoding methyltransferase has product MTSEREPADHTIDAFHRGNFWLVQPRGGHRSGMDALMLAACVPSDFSGVLCDFGAGAGAAGLAVAARCPKATINLIEQSPEMAAFAQKSLAHEGNAHLRDRLSVLVADVALTGKARVKAGLADKSCDFVIMNPPFNEARDRATPDALRKQAHVMEDGLFESWLRSAAAMVRPRGGLALIARPQSLSDILAALEGRFGSAEIVPVHPRADKAAIRIVLRARLGARGALSLMPPLVLHDDGNALSPRADAISNGRASLFGD; this is encoded by the coding sequence ATGACATCCGAGCGCGAGCCCGCGGACCATACGATCGACGCCTTCCACCGTGGAAATTTCTGGCTGGTGCAGCCGCGCGGCGGGCACCGCTCCGGCATGGATGCGCTGATGCTGGCGGCTTGCGTACCTTCGGATTTCAGCGGCGTGCTTTGCGATTTCGGCGCGGGTGCTGGTGCAGCCGGTCTTGCCGTTGCAGCGCGTTGCCCCAAGGCGACGATCAACCTTATCGAGCAATCGCCCGAAATGGCCGCTTTTGCGCAAAAGTCGCTCGCTCATGAAGGCAATGCGCACCTGCGCGACCGCCTCTCGGTTCTGGTCGCGGATGTCGCGCTTACAGGCAAGGCCCGCGTGAAAGCCGGTCTCGCCGACAAATCCTGCGACTTCGTCATCATGAACCCGCCCTTCAACGAGGCGCGCGACCGGGCCACACCCGATGCGCTCAGAAAGCAGGCGCATGTGATGGAGGACGGGCTGTTCGAAAGCTGGCTGCGCAGTGCGGCCGCCATGGTCAGGCCGCGCGGCGGGCTCGCCTTGATCGCACGGCCGCAATCGCTTAGCGACATCCTTGCAGCACTGGAAGGCCGCTTCGGCTCAGCCGAGATCGTGCCGGTCCACCCTCGCGCCGACAAGGCAGCGATCCGCATCGTGCTCAGGGCACGGCTCGGCGCGCGCGGCGCGCTTTCGCTCATGCCGCCGCTCGTTCTTCATGACGACGGCAACGCGCTTTCACCCCGCGCAGACGCGATCAGCAACGGCCGTGCTTCACTTTTCGGCGATTGA
- a CDS encoding DUF2007 domain-containing protein yields the protein MIELIRTNDIVLISFIESLLRDAEIEFLVADQNMSILDGSIGILPRRVLVSDDDAIAARRLLTDAGFAKEMREG from the coding sequence ATGATCGAGCTCATCCGCACCAACGATATCGTCCTCATTTCCTTCATCGAATCGCTGCTGCGCGATGCGGAGATCGAATTCCTCGTCGCCGACCAGAATATGAGCATTCTGGACGGCTCGATCGGCATCCTGCCGCGGCGGGTTCTGGTGTCTGACGACGACGCGATCGCTGCCCGGCGTCTCCTGACAGACGCCGGTTTCGCCAAGGAAATGCGCGAAGGCTGA